From the genome of Vicia villosa cultivar HV-30 ecotype Madison, WI linkage group LG2, Vvil1.0, whole genome shotgun sequence, one region includes:
- the LOC131648430 gene encoding uncharacterized protein LOC131648430, with protein MESNVPVISKRVWSMVRVAFFMLRKKLSKGKVMTDLNMMLKRRGKLAGKVIANIMFHHHHKGSTSSRHSHNSFTSSQAPPTPFDEAMTMSSMKTILNTLNNDQAIVEASPALSIFEGSPRARQLRVTDSPFPLRDDDEKDNQIDKDAEDFIKRFYSQLRKQDWAIN; from the coding sequence ATGGAAAGCAATGTACCAGTAATATCAAAGAGAGTTTGGAGTATGGTCCGTGTGGCATTTTTCATGCTGAGAAAAAAATTATCAAAGGGTAAAGTAATGACGGATCTAAACATGATGCTCAAACGTCGGGGAAAGCTTGCCGGCAAAGTCATTGCCAATATAATGTTCCATCATCACCACAAAGGCTCCACCTCAAGCCGCCACTCCCACAACTCATTCACTTCCAGTCAAGCACCGCCTACACCATTTGATGAGGCGATGACTATGAGCTCAATGAAAACAATACTGAATACACTTAACAATGATCAAGCAATTGTAGAAGCGTCGCCAGCATTGTCCATTTTCGAGGGCAGTCCAAGAGCGAGGCAATTGAGGGTGACTGACTCTCCATTTCCATTAAGAGATGATGATGAGAAGGACAACCAGATTGATAAAGATGCGGAAGATTTCATAAAAAGGTTTTACAGCCAGTTGAGGAAGCAAGATTGGGCGATTAATTAA